From Streptomyces sp. NBC_01460, a single genomic window includes:
- a CDS encoding dihydrodipicolinate synthase family protein: MDFSPLKAALADVVAIPVTPFAEDGGIDIPAHRALLRRLLDGGVRIVTPNGNTGEFYALTPDERRTVTELTVEETGGRATVLVGVGHDVPTAVAAAEHARDCGAAMVMVHQPVHPYVSQDGWIDYHRAIAEAVPGLGVVPYVRNPLLAGERLAELADSCPNVIGVKYAVPDAARFGAFARDAGLERFVWVAGLAELYAPSYFATGATGFTSGLVNVAPGVSIAMIEALRAGDYLAAMKVWEQIRRFEDLRADRQSANNVTVVKEALASLGLCRRDVRAPSRVLPEAQRAEVASLVAGWSI, encoded by the coding sequence ATGGACTTCTCCCCGCTGAAGGCGGCCCTCGCAGACGTTGTGGCGATCCCGGTGACTCCGTTCGCCGAGGACGGCGGCATCGACATCCCGGCGCACCGGGCCCTGCTGCGACGGCTGCTCGACGGCGGCGTCCGCATCGTCACCCCGAACGGCAACACCGGTGAGTTCTACGCGCTCACCCCCGACGAGCGGCGTACCGTCACCGAGCTCACCGTCGAGGAGACGGGTGGCCGTGCCACCGTCCTGGTCGGGGTCGGCCACGACGTGCCGACCGCCGTGGCCGCCGCCGAGCACGCGAGGGACTGCGGAGCGGCGATGGTGATGGTGCACCAGCCGGTGCACCCCTACGTCTCGCAGGACGGCTGGATCGACTACCACCGGGCCATCGCCGAGGCCGTCCCCGGGCTGGGGGTCGTGCCGTACGTCCGCAACCCGCTGCTCGCCGGTGAGCGCCTCGCCGAGCTCGCCGACAGCTGCCCCAACGTCATCGGGGTGAAGTACGCCGTCCCGGACGCCGCCCGCTTCGGCGCGTTCGCCCGCGACGCCGGCCTGGAGCGCTTCGTGTGGGTCGCCGGGCTCGCCGAGCTGTACGCCCCCTCCTACTTCGCCACCGGCGCCACCGGATTCACCTCCGGGCTCGTCAACGTCGCCCCCGGCGTCTCGATCGCCATGATCGAGGCGCTCCGCGCGGGCGACTACCTCGCCGCGATGAAGGTCTGGGAGCAGATCCGCCGCTTCGAGGACCTGCGCGCCGACCGGCAGTCCGCGAACAACGTGACGGTCGTCAAGGAGGCCCTGGCCTCCCTCGGGCTCTGCCGCCGCGACGTACGCGCGCCCAGCCGGGTGCTGCCCGAGGCGCAGCGCGCCGAGGTCGCCTCCCTGGTCGCCGGGTGGTCCATATGA
- a CDS encoding glycoside hydrolase family 43 protein, protein MTMPWRADLGDGTYRNPVLNSDWSDPDVVRVGDDHYLTASSFGRVPGLPLLHSRDLVNWTLIGHALDRLGPEADFSVPRHDCGVWAPSLRHHAGRFWIFWGDPDHGVQQINAENIRGPWSAPHLVKAGKGLIDACPLWDEETGEAYLVHAWAKSRSGIKNRLTGHRMSPDGRELLDEGTTLVDADTIPGWFTLEGPKLYRHDGWFWIFAPAGGVETGWQGAFRSRTFAGPYEERVVLAQGSTEVNGPHQGGWVRTAAGEDWFLHFQARGAYGRVVHLQPMRWDEEGWPVIGDEGEPVLTHRSPKAPEQTAEAPVSSDDFPGGRYGRQWQWTADPRPGWTVGHGGDGLRLSCVRTAYAHDLRALPNVLVQRLPAEEFTVEVGITLDTGEPDAKAGLAVLGDAFSWIGLEAGADGTAQLVHRYAETVAEHERDAEHPRPAPDASVRVRIEVTRGARCRFYADTGDGSGFRASGQVFAAAPWRWVGALLGLFATAPAGSGPSGTAGFTAFRTTAPPRTT, encoded by the coding sequence ATGACCATGCCCTGGAGAGCCGACCTCGGGGACGGCACCTACCGCAACCCGGTCCTCAACTCCGACTGGTCCGACCCCGACGTCGTGCGCGTCGGCGACGACCACTACCTCACGGCGTCCAGCTTCGGCCGGGTCCCCGGGCTGCCCCTGCTGCACTCCCGTGACCTGGTCAACTGGACCCTGATCGGCCACGCCCTCGACCGGCTCGGACCGGAGGCCGACTTCTCCGTGCCGCGCCACGACTGCGGGGTGTGGGCGCCGTCGCTGCGCCACCACGCCGGACGCTTCTGGATCTTCTGGGGGGACCCCGACCACGGCGTCCAGCAGATCAACGCCGAGAACATCCGCGGCCCCTGGAGCGCCCCGCACCTCGTCAAGGCCGGGAAGGGCCTGATCGACGCCTGCCCCCTCTGGGACGAGGAGACCGGCGAGGCCTATCTGGTCCACGCGTGGGCCAAGTCGCGCTCCGGCATCAAGAACCGGCTCACCGGCCACCGGATGAGCCCCGACGGGCGCGAACTCCTCGACGAGGGCACGACCCTGGTCGACGCCGACACGATCCCGGGCTGGTTCACCCTCGAAGGCCCCAAGCTCTACCGGCACGACGGCTGGTTCTGGATCTTCGCCCCCGCCGGGGGAGTGGAGACCGGGTGGCAGGGCGCCTTCCGCTCGCGGACGTTCGCCGGCCCCTACGAGGAGCGGGTCGTCCTCGCCCAGGGCAGCACCGAGGTCAACGGCCCCCACCAGGGCGGCTGGGTCAGGACCGCCGCGGGTGAGGACTGGTTCCTGCACTTCCAGGCACGCGGGGCCTACGGCCGTGTCGTGCACCTCCAGCCCATGCGCTGGGACGAGGAGGGCTGGCCGGTCATCGGTGACGAGGGCGAACCCGTCCTCACCCACCGCAGCCCGAAGGCGCCGGAACAGACCGCGGAGGCCCCGGTCTCCAGCGACGACTTCCCCGGCGGGCGGTACGGCCGGCAGTGGCAGTGGACGGCCGATCCGCGGCCCGGCTGGACGGTCGGCCACGGCGGCGACGGGCTGCGCCTCAGCTGCGTACGGACCGCGTACGCGCACGATCTGCGCGCCCTGCCCAACGTCCTGGTGCAGCGGCTGCCCGCCGAGGAGTTCACCGTCGAGGTGGGCATCACGCTCGACACCGGCGAACCGGACGCCAAGGCCGGGCTCGCCGTGCTCGGGGACGCCTTCTCGTGGATCGGCCTGGAGGCCGGGGCCGACGGCACGGCCCAGCTCGTGCACCGGTACGCCGAGACCGTCGCCGAGCACGAGCGGGACGCCGAGCACCCCCGCCCCGCACCCGACGCCTCGGTCCGGGTACGGATCGAGGTCACCCGGGGCGCCCGCTGCCGCTTCTACGCCGACACCGGCGACGGGTCCGGATTCCGGGCCTCCGGCCAGGTCTTCGCCGCCGCGCCCTGGCGGTGGGTCGGCGCGCTGCTGGGCCTCTTCGCCACCGCCCCGGCCGGTTCGGGGCCCTCCGGAACAGCCGGCTTCACCGCGTTCCGCACCACCGCGCCACCGCGCACCACCTGA
- a CDS encoding GntR family transcriptional regulator — protein sequence MTFAPAPIPSRTQYVLEAIKHAILTAQLKPGQALVETELAAQFGVSKTPVREALKTLAGTGLVVMSQYKGATVRLVDATMAREVYDVRLLLEPEALRRSITRKVSLEAAQEALERSDSAVDKADRSLANRDFHRALYLPCGNPLLARMLDEIRDQAALVSTVAWSAIPSWEREAAEHREILRLALADDAEAAAGALHDHIASFVRRAFPDDEDGGDTT from the coding sequence ATGACCTTTGCGCCTGCCCCCATCCCGTCCAGGACCCAGTACGTGCTGGAGGCGATCAAGCACGCCATCCTCACCGCACAGCTGAAGCCGGGACAGGCACTCGTGGAGACCGAACTCGCCGCACAGTTCGGGGTGTCGAAGACCCCCGTGCGTGAGGCGCTGAAGACGCTCGCCGGTACCGGGCTCGTGGTCATGAGCCAGTACAAGGGAGCCACCGTCCGGCTCGTCGACGCGACGATGGCCCGGGAGGTGTACGACGTCCGCCTGCTCCTCGAGCCGGAGGCGCTGCGCCGCTCCATCACCCGCAAGGTCTCGCTGGAAGCGGCCCAGGAGGCCCTGGAGCGCTCCGACTCGGCGGTCGACAAGGCGGACAGGTCGCTCGCCAACCGGGACTTCCACCGGGCGCTCTACCTGCCCTGCGGCAACCCGCTGCTCGCCCGGATGCTCGACGAGATCCGCGACCAGGCCGCACTGGTGTCGACCGTCGCCTGGTCGGCGATCCCGTCCTGGGAGCGCGAGGCGGCCGAGCACCGCGAGATCCTGCGGCTCGCCCTGGCCGACGACGCGGAGGCCGCCGCGGGGGCCCTGCACGACCACATCGCATCGTTCGTACGCCGTGCCTTCCCCGACGACGAAGACGGGGGTGACACGACGTGA
- a CDS encoding Gfo/Idh/MocA family protein, whose protein sequence is MSVTTPLPVVLAGARGHGRWHLANIRRLQHQGLVRLAGICELNPLTDGELDLFADEMPEQSADFGALLDSTGARAAVVCTPIPTHTTLALTAAARGVHLLLEKPPAATWDDYARMADGVREAGIACQIGFQSLGSHAVPAVKDLVRSGAIGAVRGVGAAGAWVRDDAYFRRAPWAGRRRLGGTDVVDGVLTNPLAHAVATALELAGRGTADDVASIETELFRAHDIESDDTSCVRVTTADGTPVTVAVTLCAEEAGEPYVIVHGDRGRVTFWYKQDRVLVQRAGHGPEEAVHGRTDLLENLVDHLEHGTPLLVPPERTGAFMRVLEAVRTAPEPAALPATAWYTRPADTGDGVRRIVRGVDGTVAAAADTLTLFSELGASWARPSEVSTP, encoded by the coding sequence ATGAGCGTGACCACCCCCCTCCCCGTCGTCCTGGCCGGCGCCCGCGGCCACGGCCGCTGGCACCTCGCCAACATCCGCCGGCTCCAGCACCAGGGGCTGGTCCGGCTGGCCGGGATCTGCGAGCTGAACCCGCTGACCGACGGCGAACTCGACCTGTTCGCCGACGAGATGCCCGAGCAGTCCGCCGACTTCGGGGCCCTCCTGGACTCCACCGGCGCGCGCGCCGCCGTCGTCTGCACCCCCATCCCGACCCACACCACGCTGGCCCTGACCGCCGCGGCCCGGGGCGTCCACCTCCTTCTGGAGAAGCCCCCGGCCGCAACCTGGGACGACTACGCCCGCATGGCGGACGGGGTACGGGAGGCGGGCATCGCCTGCCAGATCGGCTTCCAGTCCCTCGGCTCGCACGCCGTGCCCGCCGTCAAGGACCTCGTGCGCTCCGGGGCGATCGGCGCCGTCCGCGGCGTCGGGGCCGCCGGCGCCTGGGTCCGCGACGACGCCTACTTCCGGCGGGCCCCCTGGGCCGGGCGGCGCAGGCTGGGCGGGACCGACGTGGTCGACGGGGTGCTCACCAACCCCCTGGCGCACGCCGTCGCCACCGCACTCGAACTCGCCGGCCGGGGAACGGCCGACGACGTGGCGTCCATCGAGACCGAGCTCTTCCGCGCCCACGACATCGAGTCCGACGACACCAGCTGCGTCCGGGTCACCACCGCCGACGGGACTCCGGTCACCGTCGCGGTCACCCTCTGCGCGGAGGAGGCCGGCGAACCGTACGTGATCGTCCACGGCGACCGCGGCCGCGTCACCTTCTGGTACAAGCAGGACCGGGTCCTCGTCCAGCGCGCCGGACACGGCCCCGAGGAGGCCGTGCACGGGCGGACCGACCTCCTGGAGAACCTCGTCGACCACCTGGAGCACGGCACCCCGCTCCTCGTGCCGCCGGAGCGCACCGGCGCGTTCATGCGGGTCCTGGAGGCCGTGCGCACCGCCCCCGAGCCCGCCGCACTGCCCGCCACCGCCTGGTACACCCGCCCGGCCGACACGGGCGACGGCGTACGGCGCATCGTGCGCGGTGTCGACGGCACCGTCGCCGCCGCGGCCGACACCCTCACCCTCTTCTCCGAACTGGGCGCCTCCTGGGCGCGCCCGAGCGAGGTGAGCACCCCATGA
- the araD gene encoding L-arabinonate dehydratase, which translates to MTGASSAGRRLAPEELRSHQWYGTDGLRSFSHRARTRQLGYLPEEHLGKPVIAILNTWSDINPCHVHLRERAQAVKRGVWQAGGFPLEFPVSTLSETFQKPTPMLYRNLLAMETEELLRSYPVDGAVLLGGCDKSTPALLMGAASVDLPTVFVPAGPMLPGHWRDEVLGSGTDMWKYWDDKRAGLIGDCEMAELENGLARSPGHCMTMGTASTLTAAAEALGVTVPGASSIPAVDSGHDRMAAQSGIRIVELVWQQLKLSRILTADAYEDAVATVLALGGSTNAVIHLIAMAGRSGVKLTLDDFDRIARTVPVLANLRPGGKYLMEDFHFAGGLPGFLARLTDVLHLDRPTVTHATMREQLDGALVHNSEVIRERDNPLAEEGGVAVLRGNLCPDGAVIKHIAAEPHLLRHTGPAVVFDDYKEMQRTINDPALALTPDHVLVLRNAGPKGGPGMPEYGMLPIPDYLLKQGVRDMVRLSDARMSGTSYGACVLHIAPESFVGGPLALVRTGDLITLDVEARLLHLDVTDEELELRRSGWTEPPARYGRGFGALYQDQITQADTGCDFTFLARQGEVPDPYAG; encoded by the coding sequence ATGACCGGCGCGTCGTCGGCGGGCCGCCGCCTCGCTCCCGAGGAACTGCGCAGCCACCAGTGGTACGGCACGGACGGGCTCCGCTCGTTCAGTCACCGCGCCCGCACCCGTCAGCTCGGCTACCTCCCCGAGGAGCACCTGGGCAAGCCGGTCATCGCGATCCTCAACACCTGGTCCGACATCAATCCCTGCCACGTCCATCTCCGCGAGCGCGCGCAGGCGGTCAAGCGGGGGGTCTGGCAGGCGGGCGGCTTCCCGCTGGAGTTCCCGGTCTCCACGCTCTCGGAGACCTTCCAGAAGCCCACCCCGATGCTCTACCGCAACCTGCTGGCGATGGAGACGGAGGAGCTGCTGCGCTCCTACCCCGTCGACGGCGCCGTGCTGCTGGGCGGCTGCGACAAGTCCACGCCCGCGCTGCTGATGGGCGCCGCCTCCGTCGACCTGCCGACGGTCTTCGTGCCGGCCGGGCCGATGCTGCCGGGCCACTGGCGCGACGAGGTCCTGGGCTCCGGCACGGACATGTGGAAGTACTGGGACGACAAGCGGGCCGGCCTCATCGGCGACTGCGAGATGGCCGAGCTGGAGAACGGCCTCGCCCGCTCCCCCGGCCACTGCATGACGATGGGCACCGCCTCGACCCTGACGGCCGCCGCCGAGGCGCTGGGCGTCACGGTGCCGGGCGCCTCGTCCATCCCGGCCGTGGACTCCGGTCACGACCGGATGGCGGCGCAGTCCGGGATCCGGATCGTCGAACTGGTGTGGCAACAGCTGAAGCTGTCACGGATCCTCACGGCGGACGCCTACGAGGACGCGGTCGCCACGGTCCTCGCGCTCGGCGGCTCCACCAACGCCGTCATCCACCTGATCGCGATGGCGGGCCGCTCCGGGGTGAAGCTCACCCTGGACGACTTCGACCGCATCGCCCGCACCGTGCCCGTCCTCGCCAACCTCCGCCCCGGCGGGAAGTACCTGATGGAGGACTTCCACTTCGCCGGAGGACTCCCCGGGTTCCTGGCACGGCTCACCGACGTGCTCCACCTGGACCGGCCCACCGTCACGCACGCCACGATGCGCGAACAGCTCGACGGGGCGCTCGTCCACAACTCCGAGGTCATCCGGGAGCGGGACAACCCGCTGGCGGAGGAGGGCGGTGTCGCCGTCCTGCGCGGCAACCTGTGCCCGGACGGCGCGGTCATCAAGCACATCGCCGCAGAGCCCCACCTGCTGCGCCACACCGGACCGGCGGTCGTCTTCGACGACTACAAGGAGATGCAGCGCACCATCAACGACCCGGCCCTGGCCCTCACCCCGGACCACGTGCTGGTGCTCCGCAACGCCGGCCCCAAGGGCGGCCCCGGGATGCCGGAGTACGGCATGCTGCCCATCCCCGACTACCTGCTGAAGCAGGGCGTACGGGACATGGTGCGGCTCTCCGACGCCCGGATGAGCGGCACCAGTTACGGCGCCTGCGTCCTGCACATCGCACCCGAGTCCTTCGTCGGCGGGCCGCTCGCGCTGGTCCGCACCGGTGACCTGATCACCCTGGACGTCGAGGCGCGGCTGCTCCACCTCGACGTCACCGACGAGGAGCTGGAGCTCCGCAGGTCCGGGTGGACCGAGCCGCCCGCCCGCTACGGGCGCGGATTCGGGGCGCTCTACCAGGACCAGATCACCCAGGCCGACACCGGCTGCGACTTCACGTTCCTGGCCCGGCAGGGAGAAGTGCCCGACCCGTACGCGGGCTGA
- a CDS encoding 5-dehydro-4-deoxyglucarate dehydratase produces the protein MTSAPLAARLTDVAGPLFFPVTAYGPDGAVDPDAFRAHVRAGIDAGAAAVFACCGTGEFHALTPEEFRLVVGAAVEEAAGQVPVVAGAGYGTALAVQFAKLAEEAGADGLLAMPPYLVVAGQEGLLAHYTALAAATSLETVVYQRDNAVFTPETVVALARTPGIIGLKDGYGDLDLMQRIVSAVRTGLPGEDFLYFNGLPTAELTGLAYRGIGVTLYSSAVFAFAPDIALAFYRALDSGDDDLVNALLDHFYRPLVELRAKGRGYAVSLVKAAVRLEGLDVGPVRTPLTEPSAEHVEELTSIIADGRALLEKYRAEEAK, from the coding sequence GTGACCTCAGCCCCCCTTGCCGCCCGACTCACCGATGTCGCCGGGCCGCTCTTCTTCCCCGTCACCGCCTACGGGCCGGACGGCGCCGTCGATCCGGACGCCTTCCGCGCGCATGTGCGCGCGGGGATCGACGCCGGCGCGGCAGCCGTCTTCGCCTGCTGCGGCACCGGCGAGTTCCACGCGCTGACGCCGGAGGAGTTCCGGCTCGTCGTCGGGGCCGCCGTCGAGGAGGCCGCGGGGCAGGTGCCCGTGGTCGCCGGAGCCGGCTACGGCACGGCCCTCGCGGTCCAGTTCGCGAAGCTCGCCGAGGAGGCCGGCGCGGACGGGCTCCTCGCCATGCCGCCCTACCTCGTCGTCGCCGGCCAGGAGGGCCTGCTGGCGCACTACACCGCCCTCGCGGCCGCCACCTCCCTGGAGACGGTCGTCTACCAGCGGGACAACGCGGTCTTCACCCCGGAGACCGTCGTCGCCCTGGCCCGGACCCCCGGGATCATCGGCCTCAAGGACGGCTACGGCGACCTCGACCTGATGCAGCGCATCGTCAGCGCCGTACGCACCGGACTGCCCGGCGAGGACTTCCTGTACTTCAACGGGCTGCCCACCGCCGAGCTCACCGGGCTCGCCTACCGGGGCATCGGCGTCACGCTGTACTCCTCCGCCGTCTTCGCGTTCGCGCCCGACATCGCCCTGGCCTTCTACCGGGCGCTGGACTCCGGCGACGACGACCTGGTCAACGCGCTGCTCGACCACTTCTACCGGCCGCTCGTCGAACTGCGGGCCAAGGGCCGCGGCTACGCGGTGTCGCTGGTGAAGGCGGCGGTCCGGCTGGAGGGCCTGGACGTCGGCCCGGTGCGCACCCCGCTCACCGAGCCGTCGGCCGAGCACGTCGAGGAGCTGACCTCGATCATCGCCGACGGCCGCGCCCTGCTGGAGAAGTACCGCGCGGAGGAGGCGAAATGA
- a CDS encoding PmoA family protein, protein MTTALLSCAGRPVGRYGHRPGTDGRPYLHPVTTLAGTPVTEERPADHIHHLGASVAVPDVAGHNFWGGRTFVRDQGPTVLDNHGTQRHLGWKLRDPDGFVEELSWEADGTELLREHRTVAAVGLSDTAWALDFSFSLTNRGSTDLSIGSPATNGRPGAGYGGFFWRAPKEAVPPAVFSGTLDGEEAVHGRAADWLALAGDGWTLVFAGATEETRRDPWFVRTTEYPGVGSSLAADRRLPVPAGATVVRRVVTVVADGRLGRDAAGALVRKAVAA, encoded by the coding sequence ATGACCACCGCACTCCTCAGCTGCGCCGGACGGCCCGTCGGCCGCTACGGCCACCGGCCCGGGACCGACGGCCGGCCCTACCTGCACCCCGTCACCACACTCGCCGGCACCCCCGTCACCGAGGAGCGGCCCGCCGACCACATCCACCACCTGGGCGCCTCCGTCGCGGTGCCCGACGTGGCCGGGCACAACTTCTGGGGCGGGCGCACCTTCGTCCGTGACCAGGGACCCACCGTGCTCGACAACCACGGGACGCAGCGCCACCTCGGCTGGAAGCTCCGCGACCCGGACGGCTTCGTGGAGGAGCTCAGCTGGGAGGCCGACGGCACCGAGCTGCTGCGCGAGCACCGCACGGTCGCCGCCGTCGGGCTCTCCGACACCGCCTGGGCGCTGGACTTCTCCTTCTCCCTCACCAACCGGGGCTCCACGGACCTCTCCATCGGCAGCCCCGCCACCAACGGCCGCCCCGGAGCCGGGTACGGCGGATTCTTCTGGCGCGCACCCAAGGAGGCCGTGCCGCCCGCCGTCTTCAGCGGCACGCTCGACGGCGAGGAGGCCGTGCACGGCAGGGCCGCCGACTGGCTGGCCCTCGCCGGGGACGGCTGGACCCTCGTCTTCGCCGGCGCGACCGAAGAGACCCGGCGCGACCCGTGGTTCGTGCGCACCACCGAGTACCCGGGGGTCGGTTCATCCCTCGCCGCCGACCGGCGGCTTCCCGTCCCCGCCGGAGCCACCGTCGTGCGCAGGGTCGTCACCGTCGTCGCCGACGGACGCCTCGGCCGGGACGCCGCGGGCGCCCTCGTCCGCAAGGCGGTCGCCGCATGA
- a CDS encoding carbohydrate ABC transporter permease, producing MAQSAAVATPPPKGQAPKRRSASPRRLPYLLIAPAGLLMLGFIAYPVISVFYYSLQDYNVTKPWRNGFAGFDNFTRIFTEDDQFWSTLGFSAQWVFTQVTLQLALGLALALIVNQSFVGRGISRAMVFSPWAVSGVLTSTIWILLYNSSTGFSRYLADAGIGEYGTSVLSDTGTVFWAATVSELWRGVPFFAILILADLQSVSKELYEAASVDGAGRMRQFFHITLPHLRDAIILATLLRGVWEFNNVDLLYTLTGGGPAGETTTLPLYVANTGIEGHDFGYASALTTVAFVILLFCSIVYLRLSKFGGDHK from the coding sequence ATGGCCCAATCCGCAGCCGTGGCCACACCGCCCCCCAAGGGGCAGGCGCCGAAGCGCCGTTCGGCCAGTCCCCGCCGCCTGCCGTACCTGCTGATCGCACCCGCGGGCCTGCTGATGCTGGGCTTCATCGCCTATCCGGTGATCAGCGTCTTCTACTACAGCCTGCAGGACTACAACGTCACCAAGCCGTGGCGGAACGGCTTCGCCGGCTTCGACAACTTCACCCGGATCTTCACCGAGGACGACCAGTTCTGGTCGACGCTCGGCTTCAGCGCCCAGTGGGTCTTCACCCAGGTGACCCTCCAGCTGGCGCTCGGCCTCGCGCTCGCGCTGATCGTCAACCAGAGCTTCGTCGGACGCGGCATCTCCCGCGCCATGGTCTTCTCGCCCTGGGCCGTCTCCGGTGTGCTCACCAGCACCATCTGGATCCTGCTCTACAACTCGTCGACCGGCTTCAGCCGCTACCTCGCGGACGCCGGGATCGGTGAGTACGGCACCTCGGTCCTCTCCGACACCGGGACCGTCTTCTGGGCGGCCACCGTCTCCGAACTCTGGCGCGGGGTCCCCTTCTTCGCCATCCTCATCCTCGCCGACCTGCAGTCGGTCTCCAAGGAGCTGTACGAGGCGGCGTCGGTCGACGGCGCGGGCCGGATGCGGCAGTTCTTCCACATCACGCTCCCGCACCTGCGCGACGCGATCATCCTCGCCACCCTGCTCCGCGGGGTCTGGGAGTTCAACAACGTCGACCTCCTCTACACCCTCACCGGCGGCGGGCCGGCGGGCGAGACCACCACCCTCCCGCTCTACGTCGCCAATACCGGCATCGAGGGCCACGACTTCGGATACGCGTCCGCGCTGACCACCGTCGCCTTCGTGATCCTCCTCTTCTGCTCGATCGTCTATCTGCGCCTGAGCAAGTTCGGAGGCGACCACAAGTGA
- a CDS encoding carbohydrate ABC transporter permease, translated as MTAALVEKNDARTPGLSRRDDVPPPSSHRRTKRERAFDDVPRWQIYVPLGIYLLFTLIPFYWMFLFAVRPAGSTSLVPWPMTGDHFSKVWNERSFALFFQNSMIVGVATLIATTLVALAGGYALARFDFKIKGAFMLALLCSQFIPGALMLVPLFEIFKNLQMINSLGSVVIAETVFQLPLSIILISGFIKNVPVSLEEAAWVDGCSRFKAFCAVVLPLLRPGLIAVGSFAFVHSWNHFLFALMFLSEQDKQTIPVGLNTLIGADSVDLGALAAGGVIAAVPVVIVFAFIQKWLITGFSAGAVKG; from the coding sequence GTGACTGCCGCACTCGTAGAGAAGAACGACGCCCGCACGCCCGGGCTCTCCCGGCGGGACGACGTCCCGCCGCCCTCCTCGCACCGCCGGACCAAGCGCGAGCGCGCCTTCGACGACGTACCGCGCTGGCAGATCTACGTGCCGCTCGGCATCTACCTGCTCTTCACGCTCATCCCGTTCTACTGGATGTTCCTCTTCGCCGTACGGCCCGCCGGCTCCACCTCCCTGGTGCCCTGGCCCATGACGGGGGACCACTTCTCCAAGGTCTGGAACGAGCGCAGCTTCGCCCTCTTCTTCCAGAACAGCATGATCGTCGGCGTCGCGACGCTGATCGCCACGACCCTGGTCGCGCTGGCCGGCGGCTACGCCCTGGCCCGGTTCGACTTCAAGATCAAGGGCGCCTTCATGCTGGCGCTGCTCTGCTCGCAGTTCATCCCGGGCGCCCTGATGCTCGTGCCGCTCTTCGAGATCTTCAAGAACCTCCAGATGATCAACTCCCTGGGGAGCGTCGTCATCGCGGAGACCGTCTTCCAGCTTCCCCTGTCGATCATCCTGATCAGCGGCTTCATCAAGAACGTCCCGGTCTCCCTCGAAGAGGCCGCCTGGGTGGACGGCTGCTCGCGCTTCAAGGCCTTCTGCGCCGTCGTCCTGCCGCTGCTGCGCCCCGGTCTGATCGCCGTCGGCTCCTTCGCCTTCGTCCACAGCTGGAACCACTTCCTGTTCGCCCTGATGTTCCTCAGCGAACAGGACAAGCAGACGATCCCGGTCGGCCTCAACACCCTCATCGGCGCCGACAGTGTCGACCTGGGGGCGCTGGCCGCGGGCGGTGTCATCGCCGCGGTTCCGGTGGTCATCGTCTTCGCCTTCATCCAGAAGTGGCTCATCACCGGCTTCAGCGCCGGCGCCGTGAAGGGATGA